The genomic stretch CGCTAAAGTCGAGTGTATGTGTAAGTGCGTATTGCTGTGCACGTTGGAGAATATCGTCAGCATTTGGAGACGCTGTCTGGGTAGTAACAGTGTGTAATGCTGACTGATCTTGTGGGTGAAGTTGAGCATTCATAAATCAGTCCTTAAAATAAACAATATGAATAAAGCAATATTGCTTGATTAGAGATGCTACGCTGATTTTAATAAGCAGGAAAATAAGGAATATTTATTTATAAATCTAAATTTATTAAATAAAAAAACTTTTAATTTTTAATTTTTCGTTTATTTAATAGGCTATCTCAATGGTTTGATATTGAAATATATTTTAATTACCGTGGTGGTAGAAGGGTTGTATCGTGCGTTATAATTTGCAGGGTGTTTAAATACTTTTAAGATGATTTTATTACTTTACCTCTAGTGCAGCTAATGCAATACGGGATGCAGCTCACATCGGATTAAGTGGTGTTGAAGTAAGCGTGGTAATTTTTGCAATGAAAATGTTGGATGACAAATACTGATGATTGTACGCGATAAAAGTAATGCGATATCTTTACTCTTTGCATGGCAAGGGACCATTTTGCCCAGAGTGTTACCTGCATTAATGGTGGTGATATTTATTTCAGCACTTTTGGTTTATTTGTCATCTCAGCACTTTTTAGAGATTCCAGCAGTGCCAGCGATAGGCTTTACGATCTTCGGTATTATCCTCTCGATTTTTTTAAGTTTTAGAAATAATGCTTGTTATGATCGTTGGTGGGAAGGGCGTAAATTGTGGGGTGCATTGATTGCAAACTCTCGTCATATTTCGCGTGACTCGCATTTACTGCCAGATGCGCAGCGAAAAAAAATGATGTATCGTGTGATGTTTTTTTCGAGCTTGCTCAAAGATCGTTTAAGACAGCAGAACTCTTTTTTTGAATCCAGTGAAAAACATGCTGAGTTAAATGTAGAGGTATTTGAAGATCTCAAACAGAATATTAATGCCTCACAATATATTTTAGAGTCAATGCAAAAAGATCTGGTGCTGTCTTTGCGAAATGGGGAATTGACAGATATCCTATATAGTACTTTGAATCAGCATATCGTTGCGTTGGGTGATATTCAAGCAGGCTGTGATCGAATTGTGAGTACGCCACTGCCGTTTGCCTATTCTGTTTTATTGCACCGGACTGTTTATTGTTTCTGTCTTATTTTGCCTTTTAGCTTGGAGGCAACTTTAGGAATTTGGACACCAGTATTGGTGGGATTAATTGCTTATTTGTTTTTAGGCTTTGATGCCTTAAGTACACAGCTAGAAGAGCCTTTTGGTTTACAAGAAAATGATTTGCCACTCGATTCGATTGTGCGGTTAATTGAGCGAGAAATGTTAAGTTCGCTTGGTGAGGATTTACCACCAGCAGTACAAATTGTGAAAGGGAATTTGAGTTAGAGCGAAATTACATTCATTCAAATACGCTGTTTCTTATACTGTCGCACTTGAGATTAGAAACAGCCTGTTACAAAGACACAGTTCATCAATGGATGGCTGTGTCTTTTTATTTTGAACCAGAGAAAGTTTTTTGAGTATTGTGATTGCTTGTTTGAAAAATAAGCAATGGCATGCTTATAATCGAAGATTCAAGTGATCCTCTTGAGAGATTAATCGGTCGCACGATGCTGCACAGCGTTTTACCATTTCTCACATGCACGTGAAATCTACAATTAAAACGATCGCCTATTTAGCTGTTTATTAGAAATAAGGACTAAAAAATGATTATTAATCGACAACAAGTGACTGAGCAAATTATTGCGAGCAAAGTACGAAAAGGTCTTAAATGGAGTCAAGTTGCAGATAAACTTGAGCTTTCAAAGGAGTGGGTAACCGCTGCTTGTCTGGGCCAGATGACATTTAATAAAACTCAAGCTGAGTTGATTGGGGATATTTTTGATTTAACAGATGAAGCCGTCGCTTGGCTACAAATCGTCCCAGCGAAAGGATCGTTAAGTACACCAGTACCAACCGATCCCTTAATTTATCGCTGGTATGAAATTGTGAATGTTTACGGATCAACGATTAAAGAGTTAATTCATGAAGAGTTTGGGGATGGGATTATGAGTGCAATTGATTTTAGTATGGATATTCAACGCGAAAGTAACAGTCAGGGAGATCGCGTTAAAGTCGTACTATCGGGCAAGTTCCTACCATATAAAAACTATTGATCAGATAAATAATCAATAGAGTCTATAAATCAACCGATGAGATAAGGAAAAGTAAATGGCAGACTTGGGGCAATCAGAGTGGCTTGAGATTTTGCATAAAATGACAGCTTTAGCACAGTCCGGATTGCATTATTCTAAAGATATCTATGATAAAGAACGATATCAACAGCTTATACAATACGTTGAAGAACTATTACAACTACAGCAAATTTCAACTGATCAATTTCAAGCAGATATCTTAAAAGACATTGGTTATGCGACGCCAAAAATAGATGTTCGAGCAGTGATTTTTAAAGACAATCAATTGTTATTGGTCAAAGAGGTCAGTGATGGCCTGTGGTCTTTGCCAGGAGGGTGGGCTGACCCTGGTTATTCTGCAGCAGAAAATGTTATCAAAGAGGTTGTTGAAGAAACAGGCTTGGAGGTGAGGTGTTTGAAATTGCTGGCTTTGACCGATATGAGAAAGCATCCGCACCCTCCAATGTTTTTACACGTGTATAAAGCTTTTTTCTTGTGTGAAATCATAAGTGGTGAATTGAAATCAAGTATAGAAACCTCTGCTGTAGATTTTTTTAGTTTCAATCAGTTGCCAGAAATATCCGTGGCACGAGTCACTCATGCACAAATCGAAGCCTGTTTTAACGCTATTGATGATCCGCATGCAGTGACCTATTTTGATTAGTCGCTGTCATGATCAAAAGCATTTACATAAGAGCAACTTGTGTCAGCAAAATTGAATCTTAAGCATGCCTTGATCGATACTGTTAACAGCGTGTAGATCGTTAAGCCGCCCAACTTCCATTAACCCCTGTTCATGATTCGGTAATCATGGACAGGGGATTTGATTGAGTCATCGCGTTGCGCAATAGATCAAGTGATTATTGCTTTTTAAACTTCATAATGACTTTGCTATTATCATCTAGTAATTCAAGTTTATCTGCACTTGCTTTATAGCCGCTCACACGTTCAAGTGTTTCATTGAATTGGGCTGTTATACCCTCACCATCCATGCACATCATTTGTGTTTTTGCCAACTGTAAAAACTGAATTTTTTTACCTTGGACAGAATAGCCACCCATGATGCGATTACAGCCATCAGTCCCTGTTAATGATGAATCACCAAAGCGCAAAGTAGGTAGGTTTTGTTTACTAGCATCTGTTTTAACATCAACGCGATTAATTTCAGTGACGACCCAATCTTTTTGCTGTAGTGCTGCTAAATGTTCTGCTGTATCTGAGGTTTTTGGTGTAGATGCACATCCCATGAAAGTGAGAGTTGAAGCGAATAAAGAGGTAACGAGGACTTTTTTTAACATTTTGATTTCTCTTATGAATAGGGAGGTTTAAGGCTTTTGACTCGATTGCCGAAGCGATGATTTGTGAAAAAGACTCAATGATTTCTGCCTTCAGCTCAATTTTAACATTATCCAATAAACTTATTTATTGAGTCATTCGGAACTCAATGAATATGTATAATGCTACTTACTTAATTGGCATTATGAGAATTATGCTGGTTTTCTTTTGAATATTTTATTTAATAACAAATTTTCAACAAAAAGGTTTGAGATATCGGTCTTGTATTACTTTACTGCCAATGACTATTTTAATGATGAGTCAACTACTTACTCCAAAGTCATTGATTTTAATTCGGAATGTATTCATTAATTTTTAGCAAGTCATTATGGTTATATCATCAGTTTATATAGAGGAAAATGACCAATAGTATTGAATAAAAATAAAATAAGCCCATTTGAAAAACGAAGAGCTGTATAGGGAATTAATCTTTTAAAAACAACAGCAAGACGGCATGAAGTCAAGCTAGAGTTGCTATATAATTTTACATTTTAATTGTGTCAACTATAGACTTAAGTTGTAAAATATGTTTAGAGGGTATCCTCGGCATAAAAGGGAGATTGAAATGAAACTTTTTCCTAAACTGCTTATTACAACCTTATTGTCTAGTATTTCAGTAATGGCTTTGGCTGATGTATTTGGGCAAATAGACGTAAAA from Acinetobacter pullicarnis encodes the following:
- a CDS encoding bestrophin family protein, with product MIVRDKSNAISLLFAWQGTILPRVLPALMVVIFISALLVYLSSQHFLEIPAVPAIGFTIFGIILSIFLSFRNNACYDRWWEGRKLWGALIANSRHISRDSHLLPDAQRKKMMYRVMFFSSLLKDRLRQQNSFFESSEKHAELNVEVFEDLKQNINASQYILESMQKDLVLSLRNGELTDILYSTLNQHIVALGDIQAGCDRIVSTPLPFAYSVLLHRTVYCFCLILPFSLEATLGIWTPVLVGLIAYLFLGFDALSTQLEEPFGLQENDLPLDSIVRLIEREMLSSLGEDLPPAVQIVKGNLS
- the cynS gene encoding cyanase — protein: MIINRQQVTEQIIASKVRKGLKWSQVADKLELSKEWVTAACLGQMTFNKTQAELIGDIFDLTDEAVAWLQIVPAKGSLSTPVPTDPLIYRWYEIVNVYGSTIKELIHEEFGDGIMSAIDFSMDIQRESNSQGDRVKVVLSGKFLPYKNY
- a CDS encoding NUDIX hydrolase, with amino-acid sequence MADLGQSEWLEILHKMTALAQSGLHYSKDIYDKERYQQLIQYVEELLQLQQISTDQFQADILKDIGYATPKIDVRAVIFKDNQLLLVKEVSDGLWSLPGGWADPGYSAAENVIKEVVEETGLEVRCLKLLALTDMRKHPHPPMFLHVYKAFFLCEIISGELKSSIETSAVDFFSFNQLPEISVARVTHAQIEACFNAIDDPHAVTYFD
- a CDS encoding META domain-containing protein, with translation MLKKVLVTSLFASTLTFMGCASTPKTSDTAEHLAALQQKDWVVTEINRVDVKTDASKQNLPTLRFGDSSLTGTDGCNRIMGGYSVQGKKIQFLQLAKTQMMCMDGEGITAQFNETLERVSGYKASADKLELLDDNSKVIMKFKKQ